One window from the genome of Salvia miltiorrhiza cultivar Shanhuang (shh) chromosome 7, IMPLAD_Smil_shh, whole genome shotgun sequence encodes:
- the LOC130996091 gene encoding uncharacterized protein LOC130996091 — protein sequence MVDFHISQIFQALGSQDNYLRIQNDTLDGVENSVDVATKENLHKLVTIAQEMLAKPVSRVDLRSGLTVPLPDGGTNQEALKRFAYLLSNERKVRVWKNNVEKKRAIPFGGCEALQHSWNTLVDFARAVSDETKVVFSKHAQILRPGSQFRINPTPIEKWNGGFSSVQKKLIMKSTFAPSPIFTPHFKLFCNSSLSSW from the exons ATGGTCGACTTTCACATTTCTCAGATTTTTCAAGCTCTTGGCTCCCAAGATAATTACCTAAGGATCCAG AACGATACTCTAGATGGGGTCGAGAATTCAGTGGATGTTGCAACAAAAGAGAACTTGCATAAACTTGTCACAATTGCTCAAGAAATGCTGGCTAAACCGGTTTCCCGGGTCGACTTGAGATCCGGTCTAACTGTGCCGCTCCCAGATGGTGGAACCAATCAGGAAGCTCTTAAAAG GTTTGCGTATTTATTGTCGAATGAACGAAAAGTTCGGGTGTGGAAGAATAACGTTGAAAAGAAGAGAGCAATTCCATTTGGTGGGTGTGAGGCACTCCAACATTCATGGAACACTTTGGTTGATTTTGCACGTGCAGTGTCGGATGAAACCAAAGTTGTATTTTCGAAGCATGCTCAAATTCTGAGACCAGGCTCCCAATTTAGGATCAACCCAACGCCCATCGAAAAGTGGAATGGAGGATTTAGTTCGGTCCAAAAGAAGCTTATAATGAAATCAACATTTGCTCCCTCTCCTATTTTCACTCCTCATTTCAAACTATTCTGCAACTCATCCTTATCTTCATGGTGA
- the LOC130996093 gene encoding uncharacterized protein LOC130996093 yields the protein MVDFHISQIFQALGSQDNYLRIQNDTLDGVENSVDVATKENLHKLVTIAQEMLAKPVSRVDLRSGLTVPLLDGGTNQEALKRFAYLLSNERKVRVWKNNVEKKRAIPFGGCEALQHSWNTLVDFARAVSDETKVVFSKHAQILRPGSQFRINPTPIEKWNGGFSSVQKKLIMKSTFAPSPIFTPHFKLFCNSSLSSW from the exons ATGGTCGACTTTCACATTTCTCAGATTTTTCAAGCTCTTGGCTCCCAAGATAATTACCTAAGGATCCAG AACGATACTCTAGATGGGGTCGAGAATTCAGTGGATGTTGCAACAAAAGAGAACTTGCATAAACTTGTCACAATTGCTCAAGAAATGCTGGCTAAACCGGTTTCCCGGGTCGACTTGAGATCCGGTCTAACTGTGCCGCTCCTAGATGGTGGAACCAATCAGGAAGCTCTTAAAAG GTTTGCGTATTTATTGTCGAATGAACGAAAAGTTCGGGTGTGGAAGAATAACGTTGAAAAGAAGAGAGCAATTCCATTTGGTGGGTGTGAGGCACTCCAACATTCATGGAACACTTTGGTTGATTTTGCACGTGCAGTGTCGGATGAAACCAAAGTTGTATTTTCGAAGCATGCTCAAATTCTGAGACCAGGCTCCCAATTTAGGATCAACCCAACGCCCATCGAAAAGTGGAATGGAGGATTTAGTTCGGTCCAAAAGAAGCTTATAATGAAATCAACATTTGCTCCCTCTCCTATTTTCACTCCTCATTTCAAACTATTCTGCAACTCATCCTTATCTTCATGGTGA
- the LOC130996080 gene encoding patatin-like protein 2: MEEIPCFRQTDQPPDFKRYITVLSIDGGGIKGILPAVILDFLESQLQELDGEQARIADYFDVIAGTSTGGLVTAMLTAPSQINRPLYSGKGIKPFYLENCPKIFPQTHSIFPFGRLLKSLMGPLYDGKHLHSVLKEELQNIKLSQAITDVIIPAFDIKRMQPVIFSTYEAKRNPLLDANFADICISTSAAPTFLPGHEFTTTDAHGNFTEYNLIDGGVAANNPTLIAITEVIRQMFDSGVDYFRMRPVDYPRLLTISIGTGAARVDEKFDIKRASKWGMVDWLLHGGMAPLLEIFSQASADMVDIHTSLIFQALQSQHNYLRIQDDELSGIENSVDIATKDNLERLVAIGERLLKSPVTRVDLVSGLTEPVKDGGTNDQALKRFAGMLSSERKLRLAGKISNEIRREVPKARMRASYPKSGKGFNIMNNYNRGRLASYPIPMCSSNAFTTPLKVFL; this comes from the exons ATGGAGGAAATCCCATGCTTCCGTCAGACCGATCAGCCCCCGGATTTCAAGCGGTACATCACCGTTCTTAGCATTGACGGCGGCGGAATCAAAGGGATTCTCCCCGCCGTCATCCTCGATTTCCTCGAATCGCAACTACAG GAGTTGGATGGAGAGCAAGCAAGAATCGCCGACTACTTCGACGTGATAGCCGGAACGAGCACCGGCGGCCTCGTCACGGCCATGCTCACAGCTCCCAGCCAAATCAACCGCCCCCTCTATTCCGGCAAGGGCATCAAGCCTTTCTACTTAGAAAACTGCCCCAAGATTTTCCCGCAGACACA CTCGATTTTTCCGTTTGGAAGATTGTTGAAGTCGCTGATGGGGCCGTTGTACGACGGGAAGCACCTCCACAGCGTACTGAAAGAGGAGTTGCAGAACATCAAGCTCAGCCAAGCCATCACAGATGTAATCATCCCTGCCTTCGACATCAAACGGATGCAGCCTGTCATATTCTCCACATACGAG GCGAAGAGAAACCCGTTGTTGGATGCTAATTTCGCGGACATCTGCATCAGTACTTCGGCGGCTCCCACGTTCCTCCCCGGCCACGAGTTCACCACCACCGATGCCCACGGCAACTTCACAGAGTATAATCTCATCGATGGCGGCGTCGCTGCAAATAATCCC ACTCTAATCGCCATAACAGAAGTGATAAGACAGATGTTCGACAGCGGCGTTGACTACTTCCGAATGAGGCCCGTTGACTATCCTCGTCTTCTGACAATATCAATCGGCACGGGAGCTGCGAGGGTTGACGAGAAATTCGACATAAAACGTGCTTCAAAATGGGGGATGGTGGATTGGCTGCTGCACGGCGGCATGGCGCCCTTACTCGAGATATTCAGTCAAGCAAGCGCGGATATGGTCGATATTCACACCTCTCTCATATTCCAAGCTCTTCAGTCCCAACACAATTACCTCAGGATCcag GATGATGAGCTAAGTGGAATTGAAAATTCAGTTGATATTGCGACCAAGGACAACTTAGAAAGACTTGTGGCAATTGGCGAAAGGCTGCTCAAAAGTCCAGTTACCAGAGTCGATTTGGTTTCTGGCCTAACTGAGCCGGTCAAGGATGGAGGCACTAATGACCAAGCTCTCAAGAG ATTTGCTGGTATGTTGTCGAGTGAAAGGAAACTTCGATTGGCGGGGAAGATCAGTAATGAAATCCGCAGAGAAGTTCCGAAGGCGAGGATGAGGGCTTCGTATCCCAAATCTGGAAAGGGATTCAACATTATGAATAATTATAATAGGGGCAGATTGGCTTCGTATCCTATTCCCATGTGTTCCAGCAATGCATTCACTACACCTCTTAAAGTCTTCCTATGA